One Candidatus Woesebacteria bacterium genomic window, TTCACTTTTTCCAAAAACTTATTTATATCAACCTCCATCTTTTTGCCTTTCATAAGATTCACCTCCTTTTACAAGGTTAACAAATAAAAAATAAAACTGGTCAAAGTAAGCAAAAAAACAGGAACTATAACTTTCTGATAATAAATAAAGACCTTGCCATTATTTTTATTTCTTAGCCATCTGTCAAGCCAAACTCCAAGAAGAAAAACAAAAGAACCAAATAGTATTCCCAATAAAATTTTATCAACACCCCAAAAAGTATTGCCATTTATTCCAATAAAGTGGGACCAATAAAGAGGAGGAATTACAAAAACAAACATCAAAAAAGTAGAAATAAAATCTAGATGACGAATTTTTATCCCCTTTTTACCTATAAAGTCAGATAACCAAAACCCGCTTGAAAGAATAAGTCCACCTATCCAAACTCCAACAACAGTATCATCTATCCCCAGCCATCTTGAAATTCCAAGCCCAGCACCAACCGCAACTGTACAAACAGGACAAACTGCCAATACGGGTTTGGAAAAGACAAAAAATGGCAAAAATAAAGTCAAGAAAAAGAAAACAAATCGCATAATCATTTTGAAAGAGTAGAGCTCTCACTTGCCGCCTTTAATTTTTCAGAAAAATAATCAATGATATCAGGGGTTCCAATTAAGCATTTCCCTTCAGGTGTATAAAGAAAAGGAACTCCAATTGAATTTGTACTAATTCCGCATCTCTGAGCCACTTGAGAAAGCTCAAAAGCATTAGTTCTATTATCATAGACTTCTTTTTTGATAACCTTAACTTTCTCCTCAAGCTTATTTTCTTTCATCCACCCCTCGACATCAGCGCAATGAGGGCAGGTATTGCCGTAATAAAAAATTGGATCGCCATTATTTTTCGCTTCATCCGGAGTTTTTGTTTCAATAGTATCTTGAGAATTCTTAACCTGGCTAGTCTTTTTACCTTGGCTTCCCCAGACAATAGCAGCTAGCATTCCAGCTGTTAGTAAGATAACAAGCAAGGTAACAATAACCGTTTGCTTCATAGCCTTTAGATTTTAACAGAAAAGAAATTAAACAGGTAGCCTATTAAGATAATTCCCAAAGTGACCATAGCAAAAAAACTAACAAGCAGCTTTGTTTTCATCGCCCGCTTTAAAATCAAGGCTTCCGGCAAAGACAAACCAACAGTTGCCATCATAAAAGCAAGAGCTGTGCCAAAAGGAACCCCTTTTTGAACCAAAGCTTCCATAACAGGTATGACACCAACTGCATTTGAATATAAAGGCACCGCTAAAATAGAGGCTAAAGGAACAGACCAAAAACTGCTATTCCTTAAATACTTCTCAAAAAAACCAACAGGCACAAAACCATGAATTAGAGCTCCCAAGCCAACACCAATTAAAACATAAACAAAAATTTTCCTTGTCAGACTCCATCCCTCCAACCAAAATTGCTTCAAAAGAACAAGTAAAGGTAATTTTTTTGTCTTGATCTCCAATCTTTGGTTTAGCTTTCCATTTTCAATAACCTTTCTTATAGTTTCATCTATTTCTTTATCAAGTCCCATCTTACCCAAAAAAAAGCCTCCTATCATCCCCAAAACAACACCTGAAAAAACATAGAGCAAAGTTATCTTCAAACCAAAAAGGCCAATAAAAACTGCAATTGAGGCCTCATTCACAAGAGGAGAGGTAATTAAAAAAGCAAGTGTCACACCAAGAGGAATTCCTGACGAGAGAAAACCAACAAAAAGAGGTATAGAAGAACAGGAACAAAAAGGAGTAATCACCCCAAAAGCTGAAGCTAAAAAGTAATCAAAACCATACCATCGTCTTTTGGTTAGAAAATCGCGAATTTTCTCAGTTGGAATAAAGTAGCGAATAATCGCCATTAAATAATTGATAACAAGAAGTAAAATAAAGATCTTAACTGAATCATAAATAAAAAAGTTTAAACTTTGAGCCAAATGAGTATTCTCCTTAAGGCCGAGAAGACTAAAGGTCAAAAAATCAAAAATTTTTTGTAAAGGGTAGAAAATATCCATAAAAACAAAATTCTAGAAAATCAAGAATTTTCCTGAATTATTTTCTTTATCTCTTCAGTATCCGGTGTAAATCCAACCATCACAGGTTTGCCATCAATCACGAGAACCGGAGATTGCATTATTCCAAACTCAATTATCTTTTGAATTCCCTCCTGTCCACTAATATACTCAACCTCATCTTTAATCCCCAATTCAGAAGCAGCCACTTTAGCAGCTTCCCATAAATTCCTGCAGGTTGAGCACCCAGAACCCAAAACTTGGATTTTCATACTTCCACCTCCCCCAAAATCTGAACAACCTTCTGTCCCTTTCTTGTTAAGGAATAATATGTCCTTGGGCCAACTTCTCTACCTTTAATAAGACCAAAATCCTTAAGGTCTGCAATGTGATGAGAAATTAAGCTTTGAGATAATTTTGTAGATTTGACCAAATCACAAACGCAATTTTCTTTTTTTGAGAGCTCTTTTAAAAGTCTTAATCGATTTTCTTCAGATAAGATTTTAAGAAAGAATGACAATTTCCGACAATTATATGAACCCATATTCATATATCATAGTACTTTTGAATACTATGTCAAGAAGCAAAAGGTCCTCTTTTTTCAAAAAAAAAGAGGACCTTTCAAGAGAAGTAAAACTACTTTCCCAAACGAGCAGCGTCTGCAGCACTTAAAATCTTGAAAAGCTTCATTCCGTCAACTTCAGCCTTTGCTGCTTTTTTACCATTCTTCATGGTAACAACAGTCACCTGACTATCAGGGACTTCAACGGTTGATCTTGTCTTAACGTTATAGAATTTCAATTTACTCACCCCCTTGCTCTCAAAGCTAACTAGCCTTAAACTAATACAAACTTCAAGCTTTGTCAAGAAGTAAAGCTAAACAAGCTTGAAAAGGGAGACAAAAATGCTATTATAAGGATTATGGCAGAAAAAGGCGAAAATCCTTTAAAACTCCCAAAAAGAAAGATTTCTGAAGATGAAGCCAATTATTATGCAAGATCAGGCGGAAGTGGAGGAAAAAGCCTAGAAGTTCCAACTTTTATGAGAGAGGAGCAAGAAAAAATTAAAAGTCTACCCAAAGCAAAAACGCCTCAAGAAAAAGATATTTCCAAAAACTAAATTTTGAAAATTAAAAGCTCAAGTAGAATGAAAGAAGAAGAAATTTGCCTAAATTTTGAAAATATTAAAGCTGCCGGCAAGACTAAATTAGCCCGCTGCCCATACATTGAAAGTTGCGATGGTAAGACTTGCGATTTTACTAGAGAGTCAAAAAAAGAACTAAAAGAAGACCTAGAACAAGAAAAAGCTATTCTTGCTTGGCAGTTAAGTCTAAATAAGAGAAACTAAACCTATTTATTTCGGCTTTCTATAAAAGAGAGTAGAGCAAAAAAATCAAGATGAAAACCCTTTTAGAAGTCAAAAACCTAAAAATAAACCTTGACGAAAACAACATCGTTAAAGATCTATCATTTCAACTTAAAGAAGGAGAAATATTAACAATTCTTGGCCCAAACGGATCTGGAAAGAGCGTCTTGATTAAAACTCTACTCGGAATTTTTCCATACGAAGGAGAAATAATCTGGCACAAAAAGCCAAAAATAGGGTATCTACCTCAAAATCTAAATCAAATTGGCCTCAAAAATTATCCCCTGACAGTATTTGACTTTTTCAAACTCAAAAACGAAAGACTTACAAAAAAAGAAATGATCAAATATCTAGAAATTGTGGGGCTTAAAGAAGAAATTTTGGACAAAACTGTAGGAGTCCTCTCTGGGGGAGAGTTTCAAAGAGTGTTAATAGCCTGGGTCTTAATATCAAAACCAGAGCTCGTATTTTTTGATGAACCAACATCAGGAATTGATCTTTCAAAAGAAGAGACTATCTACTCTCTTCTTAAAAAAATAAAGGAAAAAGAAAATTTAACCATAATCCTGATAACACACGACTTGAGTGTTATTTACAAATACTCAGACAATGTTTTGTATCTAACACACAAAAAACATTTCTGCTACGGCAAGCCTAAAGAAATATTAAAAGAAGGAAATCTAAAAGAAATCTACGGAGAAAATATTGGAATTTATAAGCACAAATAATATGGAGCAAGCCATACTTACAATAACAAGCGCAATTTTTATAAGCTCAGCTGCTGCCTATCTTGGAACTCTTATGCTTTCAAGGAAGATGTCTGTCACAGCTGACCCTTTGGCACACCTTGCCTTTCCCGGAGTAACATTGGCTCTAATTCTTGGAATTGAAATCTCGTTTGGCATCTTCCCTTTTATAATCATCGGCGCTTTATTAATTTGGCTTCTTGAAAAAAGAACCAAACTCCCCTTTGAAAATCTTTCAGCCGTTATTTTTGCAATAGGCGTTGGAACAGCCTTAGTTTTTTTGCCTATTGAAAAAGCTGAAGAAGCTCTTGTTGGTGTAATTGATAATATCACACTAAGCGAGACACTTTTTATAACTCTCACATCTCTAACCTCTATTGTCCTGACAAGAAAAATATATTCCAAAATTATGCTAATTAATATTGACGAAGAACTGGCAACAGCAGAAAAAATAAATGTAAGCAAATACAACTTAATTTATCTTTTAAACATTGCCCTTGTCATAGGACTTGGGGTTTACTTGGTTGGGGGATTGATTACTGCCGCTTTAGTTGCAATACCTGCTGCAACCTCAAGAAATTTAAGTAAAAATCTATCTTCATACCAAACAATGTCTGTTATATTTGGAATTTTATCTTCTATAACAGGTATAACCACTGCTCACCTGACAAATTTGCCTACAGGACCGATGATAATTGTAGCAAACGCTATTTTATTTATTCTCTCTCTTGCCTTCTCAAGAAAGAGGAGTTAGTTGCTTCTGACAAATATCTGCTCACCATTCGGCAAAACAATATTCTCCTCTCCACCTCCAGACACAACAATAGCATCATTTTTACCCTGCGAGACTACATATTTTTTACCACCATCACCCACAAGCTCTACCACACCATCGCCAGCACCTTCGTTTTTAATTAAATCTCCCAACTGTTGATAAACTTTTCTTTCGGACATAAGCAGTGATTTTACTCAAAAAACGGCAAAAAAACAACAAAAATTGCAAAATTATGAATTTTTATTTTGAGGTAAAATAAGATATGCATAAAACCAAAAGTAAAAACAAAGAAAGACAATTGATAATAATTGATCTTGATGATACCTTAATTGACACTTATTCATTCAAAAATATAATCTTTGACAAGCTTGCCTTAGAGTCAGGCCTTACAAAAAAAGAAATAGAAGAAATTTATCAAGAAATAAAAAGAAAAGGAAATAAAAACCTTTTATCAACCTTTTGTTTAGAAATTGGTAACAAATCTAATAAAGACAAGAACATTTTTGAGAAGACAATTCTATCAGCCGTAAAGACCATAAAAATTAACAAAGAGGTTCTTAACTTTGTCAAAAAAACGAAAGGAGACAAAATACTATTAACGCAAGGAGAAACAAAATTCCAAAAAGCAAAAATTGAATTTCTAAAAGAGAAAACAAAAATAGACAAAATTTTGAGCGATATAGTTATAACAAAAAATGACAAAGCACAATTTATAAGTTCCAAAATTAAAAGGAACAAATTCATTTTCAAAGGGAAAAGCTACAACACTATCACTATTTTAGACGACAAACTTGATTTGTTTTATGATTTGAGAATGTATCCTTTTATTGGACTAATTCACCCCAAAGAAATTGAGTAGGAGTTTAATTTTTGAGAGAAGAGATAAAATCTTCAAGATTAACTAACTTTTGATCTCCAGTTTCTAGATCTTTGACCTTGATAAGACCTTTTTTAATCTCTTCCTCGCCAAACATAACCACCCAAGGAATACCCAAACTATCAGCATATTTAAACTGTTTATCAAGTTTTGAGGAATCATAATAAACTTCAGCGGCTATTCCTGCCGCTCGGAATTTCTTCGACAAGAGAGAATAATTTGAGGGATCAATTCCAGGAAAATTAACAACCAGAACCTTGGAATTGGTCTTAACTTTTTCAACTTTACCTAACTTTTCAAGAGCCGAAAAAAGCCTATCAACACCCACTGAAGTTCCGACAGCTGGCAAATCAACTTTGCCGTCTGACAAAAGTGAAATCAATTTATCAAATCTGCCACCACTGCAAACACTGCCTATTTCAGGCAAATCCAAAAGGTAAGTTTCATAAATTATGCCCGTATAGTAGTCAAGCCCACGAACAATGGTTGGGTCAAAGACAACTAGATTTTCACCATAGCCTGATTTCTTTAAAATAGAAAACACTTCCCCCAGGTTAGATATTCCCTCAAGAAGAGCAACACTTGACCCCAAGACTTCTCTTATCTTGTCTATTTTTTCTTCGCTACTGCCACTAATTGACAAAAATTGTAAGACTAATTCAGAAACTTTGTCTCCAAATTCAATCTTTATTTCCTCAAGAACTTTGTCTTTTCCTAGCTTACTAGTCTTATCAATTATCAAAAATAATTTCCTGGAAGCATCGCTATCAAGGCCTAATTTTTCAGATAAAGCATCAAGAATTCTTCTATTGTTAACAGAAATCAAAGCACCAACACCCAAGGCCTGCATGGCATCTGCCATCATCATCACAATTTCACTATCAGAAAGTGCGCTTTTGGCACCAACTATATCAGCATCAAATTGCAAAAACTCGCGATACCTACCTGTCTGCGGGCTTTCGCCACGCCAGACATTACCAACTTGATATCTTTTATAAGGCAAGACTAGATCGTCTTTATATTGCGCCACAACCCGTGCCAAAGGAACAGTTAAATCATAACGAAGCGCAACTTTTCTTCCCCCATGATCCTCAAACTGATAAATAAGTTTCTCCCCTTCCTCGCCATATTTACCTGTTAAGGTCTCAAAACGCTCGATGGCAGGGGTATCAAGTGGGAGAAAGCCATAGCTTTCGTAAACCTTTTTTATAGTTTCAATCATCCTTTGCCGAGGTATAAGCTCTGAGGCAAGAAAATCACGAAACCCCGACATCGGACCTTTAGTTTTTGCCATATTCTTAATTATAAAAGACGCGATCGCAAAAAGAAACCGACATAAAGACTTTCAACCAAAGGGACCACAGCCTGAGAACCAAGAAAAGAATCTCTAAGGGCGATAGGGAATACTTACAACCGTGATATTATCCGAACCACCACAAGCATTGGCCATCTCAATCAAAGTTTTTACAAAATCACGATTGGAGGAGGATTGCTGATTCACATATAATACATTTCCAATTCCAATCTTTCCGTTGTCAAGATACCTAGTAAACCCATCCGTTGCCAAAACAAGCTTTTGTCCAGGAGTCAAATTTACCTCTGCAATATTTGGAGTCCGAAGCATCATCGGCTTTCCTCCCGAGCTACCCAAAGCTTGATTAAGCCTTCCCTTACGATCTTCATCACGGGGCGTGAGTTCTCGGATCTCCCCTTTTCGGGAATCAAGCAGCAAGGCAGAGCTATCACCGACCGAAAAAATACGAAAATGATTTGGCACTATCTCCTGAGCAACAACAAGTGTTGTAAAACCCTTATCAATTTTAGAATTAATAATCGCGATATCCTCTGGGGTTACAACCTTCGACCCCTCCGCAATTTTTCTTAACAAAACAACTGCTGTTCTAGAAGCTATCTCACCATGTTCTTCTCACCCAACGCCATCTGCCACAGCATAAGTTGGTCGCGGAAGATCAAAGCCTAGCAATATTGCGTCTTCGTTAGATCTCCTTTTCAAACCCCAATTCGTTTCGCCATAAGGTTGATGAGCAGCAAAGTCTTTTTTCTCTCTACTCCTCCTCCCACCTTCCAGATCAACTCTAACTGCATCTACCATAATCTACATTATAAATTTTACTTAATTCATCAAGTCAATAAGCCTCTATCTGTTTTGGAGGGCACTTACTATCCGCAAAAGAACAAAAAACACAGCAATCCCCCTTCTTGGGTTTTAACAGCTTACTACAATAAACACACTTATAAAAATACTGGCAAGAATCAGTGGGCATGGTCAGCACCTGCTTTTCTCCACATTCAGGACAGGTCAAAACAGCTTTCGTCCTAATCTCGCCCATAAAGCTAGTATACACCCCACCACCGCGATTACAAAACAAGCCAATATCCTAGCCACTGACAGAGGCGCATTTTGCTCGGTTGCGCTAGGAACGAACCCTACTCAGCCATAATCAGAGTAAAATCACAAGGTTCTAGCTTGTCGAATGGCTTGCACTGAGCTTGCCGAAGTGCTGCCCAGCAGGGATTCGAACCCCAATTTTCGCGTCCAGAGCGCGACGTCCTACCATTAGACGACCGGGCAAAGTTTTAAAGAATCTCTAAGCATTAGCTTCAGAGCTTTCTTGCCTTTTGCTGTTTTAAGATATTTTTCTCTCCTTTGTGCATCTTCTTTGCTCAAATATGCTTCGTAAAACACCAACCTTAGACCTTTTCTATTTTTTGTCAACTTCACCCCACCACTTTTATGCTTCCTAATTCTTTGTCTCAAATCCCCAGAATAACCTATATAAAAACGCCGACCATCAAACAAGACATAAACATAGTAGAATTCTCTAAGCACCAATATATATTATAGCGTCCACCCCAAACCAGAATAAATTCGGTTTAGGGTGCCATGAATCAAACGTTGTTTTGGTTCATGGCAGAGCGCGACGTCCTACCATGTCGTCGCTTCGCTCCTTTTGCTTCGCACAGACGACCGGGCAACGATAAACAGGTAAAAGGCAAGAGTTAAAAGTTAAAAGAATTCGGATTTCAGCCATCGGCTGTCAGCTGTCAGTTCCGAGTCCTATCTTAATTCATAAATCAAAAATCAATATTCTATGATTAAAAATAAAAGAGCAATAGAAATCAAATAAAACTATTTAATTTTAGCACAAATCAGATTCAAAATCGATAAAAAATAGAGCTTAGGCTTGATAGCAAAAAACAACAACCAACATTCAACAACCAACAATCGAAAACTGCCACAGGACTTACAAAATCCTCAGCTCCGATACTGTAGTAAATTCAGATATAAACAGAGGCAGATCAAAAGATAAGTTGTTTCTTTAGAAATTCAATAGTATTGGAACAGTTCTCTACTCTCGTACTTAAAAATCCATATTAAAAATAAAATAAAATTTAAGAGACAATCTCTTCTTTCTTCGCTTTAATAAAATGAATCCATTCTTCAACAACCTCAAGAAAAACTTTAAGTGGCGCCTCGATAATAAAATCAAGAATAAAACTTAAGACATTAATACTTGCAATTTTTGATGATAGCCATTGCCCTACTTTAATAACAGGCAAGAAAATAAAATCTTTAAAAGAAGAAAGCAAAGATTCTCTGTCATCCTTCTCTAAACTAAAATCCTTGGCAATGCCGCGCACACGATAAGCAAAAAATGAAACCACCGACAAGAAAAACAAAAATATAATTTGACTAACAGGGTTAAAACCAAGTTTTGTCAAAATCCAAATCACCCCGCCAAAAGTAATGCCAAACATCACAAGATAAAAAATGCCAAAAATCTCACTTATTTTTTGACCTTTAGAAAGTGAAGAGATAATTTTTACTTCAGGTTTATCTTGAGAATAAAAATAATCATTAATCACTTCTACCATCCTTTCGGTATTTTCCTCATCGGGTAAATCTATATCAAGATTGAGAAGGAACATCAAAAGAGGTGGAAAAGAAAGATTAATTCCAAGCGCTAGATAATTCACCTTCCCAAAGATAATGTCTATTGGCAGCTCAAGCAAAATCCCAATCACCATTTTGGTCAAAAAAATATAAACAATGCTTCTTAAAGAAGCGCGTGAGAGCTTGTCTTTTGTTTCGCGATAAAGATCTTCAAGAAGAGATCTAACGGTCTCCTCTAGCCTATCTTTATTTGAGACCAAATCAACAAAATCTTGTTGATAAGTATTCACCATTTCGCGAATAATATTAAAAGGGGGCGAAAGAAAAACAACTTCTCTTTTTAGGACAGAAGCAAGCGGATAATTAAGCTGAGATTCAATATACGAAAGATTTTGAAAGAAATCGCCTCTTAATTTTTCAGCGTCAGCTTGATTATTAAACCAGGCAGGAAAGAGCGTCTTTAATAACTTATACGCTATCAAGCCGTCACTGTTTTTACCAAATCCGCGCTCAACAGCAATGTAAATTTGAATCGATTTTGTTTTGGAATCAGCTTCATCAAAATCAAGTCTTCTAGAAAGCGTTTCAAAAACATAATTGATAATAACCTGCGGCAGAGGATCAAAAGCAAGCTTTTCTTCTATCTCACAAGAGGCAATCTCCAAAACTCTCTTTGACAAGCCGTTGACACCCTCGGCTCCCGAAAGCAAGGACCTGTATTTCTCAATTATCACAGCTATTTCCTCAACTAACCCTGCAGATACAGATTCGGGCTTTAAATACCTTGCCCAAAGAAGCTCTTTTACAAGAAGACGGGCTAACTTTTCGCTTTTCTGGTTTAAAAAAAGACGCCTTTTCAAAATTCTTTCGATTGCCGCCTGACGAATCAGATGCTCCGCTCTAAACTCGACTGCATTCCTTGCCGACTCATAAATTACCGCCAAAGTAGAAGCAGTTTTACTAATTGCAAGCGGTTCCTCAACTTTCTTCTGGGAAAGCTTTAGTTTAAAAGCTAAAGAAAGTTCTTTTTTAAATTCTTCTGTTTGTAAGTTAAGCCCGTCTCTCATCTTTGAGGAATTTTACACCTAAAAGCAGTTATTAAAAAGATGATAGACTGTTTCTTAATTTCTTCAAGATTAATGAGAAAAGCGAAGGCGCTCTTTTTTCCTGTTGCCTTTTGGTCCAAACCGAAATTACCACCCACCTTTTGTCTTTCTCTTTTGCCACAATCTCAACTCTCAAATTACCATATAAACGCCAGTAGATGTAGGCTCCTTTTGAAAAAGCATAGCGGCTACCTGAGGGATTATGCCAAACAGCCCAAATATCAGAAATTTTAAGACCGCGCTCTCTTGCTCTTTCTAAAGCATGATTCGTAAAGTAAAGTCCTTTAAAACTTTTTGTGCTCACCATAAGTGGAAACTAACCCAGTTATCTCAAGGGTCAAAATAAGAACAGCTTCCTTTACAATCTTAATAATATCTTCCTCAGCTTTTGATTTGAGAAAATCAATTATTTTTTCATCAGCAGGATTTTTTGCAACAAGCGAGGCAAATTCGGCATGATGCTCCTTGGGTAAAACTTTCAAAATCGAAGACAAAACACGATAATGAATCAGCTCATCAATAAGTAGTGCAAGTTCCGAAAATTCATCATTATCTCTTACTATTTTCTTTAGTTTTTTTTCTATCTTTTCTAACTTTAGAAAACGATCGTAAAAAACAGTACTCATATTTTTAAGCTTTAACTAAATTTTTAGCCTCAAGATCAATCTTGTCATATTCAACAGGTCCCAAAGGCACCTCACCTTCTGACTCATCAATAAAAAAAAGAAGAACAGGCCCCTTTTTGTAAGAAGGCCCACCCAGATAATTCATAACTTCAGGGCTCCCACCAAAATGCTTACCTGTCCAAGCAGCAGGTCCTGAATCAGCAATTGAGGCAACAACGGCTCTCCCATTTTCTGTATTTACAATTAAAACCTTGCGATATTTATACCAATTCTTAAGAAAAGGTTGATTAGTGTTCCAGTCAGGTAGATAAAGAGTTTGGACCACTGCATACCACCTTTCTATATTTTCGATTTCAGGAGTCATTTTTTGAGAAGACGGAGCAAAATAACCCCAAGCACCAAGTCCGGGTGCCATTCCCTCTTTCAAAACCAAGCGGTCATCTGTATGTTTTTCAAGAGTATCGCCTGGATATCTTCTTAAATGCTGCTCAATACCAATAATTCCATAAGTAGTATTCAAGTGTTGGCCATCAAGAGTTGCTTTGGCTTTAATTCCAAGAACCTGGCCAAAAAGCTTCTCCAATAAACTTTCTTCCTGAGGCATAAGCGGTCTTACCTTTTTGGGCAAAATTGAATCTAGATTTGAAACAAGAATATTTCTTAAATTGACAGCGTTATCCAAACCATTATCCTTAAATCTTTCAATAGACATTGACGGCAAGGCCGCTATCTTACCGTCAGGGACAGAAAAAAGTAGCGTTCCTGCCAAGAGCCCACCTGAAATAATCTTTGAAGAATGCTCTCTTATTTTCCCTAAATTTATTCCTTTTTCAGAAAGCAAAGACCAAAATTCAGGATATTTTTCTTTAAGGTTCTTTTCAGCCTCAAAACTTTTTAGTTTTAACTTGTTACGATAAAATTCTCCGTCAACTTTATCTTTATAAGTTTTATGATAAGTCTGTGTAGGAAGTTTTCCTCCCATAGTTAAAGCAAAGCGCTTATTCTTTTCAAAGCCTCATCCCTTCCAAGAATTATTATAGACTCGTTAATTGGAGGAGTAATCCTCTTGCCTGTTATCGCCAACCTTAAATCCATAAAGAAATCGCCTGTCTTAAAACCTTTTTCCTGAATTTTATCCATCAAAGCCTCATTTAATGAATCAAGATTCCAAGGAACACTTTTTATAGCCTCAAGACAAGTTGAAAGATGTTCTTTGTAATTATTACCAAGAAGAGAGACATCTACACCAGGCCTTTCGAAAAAGAATCCCGCCAAAGTCTCAAACTCTCTTAATGTCTTAATTCTTTCTTTAATCAGAGGAACCACTTTCAATATCTCATCTAGCTCGTACTTATCACGAAAAAGGCTAACTATACGAGATGCCAAATCTTTATCTGATAATTGCCTGATATACTCAC contains:
- a CDS encoding Zinc ABC transporter, ATP-binding protein ZnuC, which gives rise to MKTLLEVKNLKINLDENNIVKDLSFQLKEGEILTILGPNGSGKSVLIKTLLGIFPYEGEIIWHKKPKIGYLPQNLNQIGLKNYPLTVFDFFKLKNERLTKKEMIKYLEIVGLKEEILDKTVGVLSGGEFQRVLIAWVLISKPELVFFDEPTSGIDLSKEETIYSLLKKIKEKENLTIILITHDLSVIYKYSDNVLYLTHKKHFCYGKPKEILKEGNLKEIYGENIGIYKHK
- a CDS encoding Zinc ABC transporter, inner membrane permease protein ZnuB, whose product is MEQAILTITSAIFISSAAAYLGTLMLSRKMSVTADPLAHLAFPGVTLALILGIEISFGIFPFIIIGALLIWLLEKRTKLPFENLSAVIFAIGVGTALVFLPIEKAEEALVGVIDNITLSETLFITLTSLTSIVLTRKIYSKIMLINIDEELATAEKINVSKYNLIYLLNIALVIGLGVYLVGGLITAALVAIPAATSRNLSKNLSSYQTMSVIFGILSSITGITTAHLTNLPTGPMIIVANAILFILSLAFSRKRS
- a CDS encoding Histidyl-tRNA synthetase, which produces MAKTKGPMSGFRDFLASELIPRQRMIETIKKVYESYGFLPLDTPAIERFETLTGKYGEEGEKLIYQFEDHGGRKVALRYDLTVPLARVVAQYKDDLVLPYKRYQVGNVWRGESPQTGRYREFLQFDADIVGAKSALSDSEIVMMMADAMQALGVGALISVNNRRILDALSEKLGLDSDASRKLFLIIDKTSKLGKDKVLEEIKIEFGDKVSELVLQFLSISGSSEEKIDKIREVLGSSVALLEGISNLGEVFSILKKSGYGENLVVFDPTIVRGLDYYTGIIYETYLLDLPEIGSVCSGGRFDKLISLLSDGKVDLPAVGTSVGVDRLFSALEKLGKVEKVKTNSKVLVVNFPGIDPSNYSLLSKKFRAAGIAAEVYYDSSKLDKQFKYADSLGIPWVVMFGEEEIKKGLIKVKDLETGDQKLVNLEDFISSLKN
- a CDS encoding Transporter, with the translated sequence MDIFYPLQKIFDFLTFSLLGLKENTHLAQSLNFFIYDSVKIFILLLVINYLMAIIRYFIPTEKIRDFLTKRRWYGFDYFLASAFGVITPFCSCSSIPLFVGFLSSGIPLGVTLAFLITSPLVNEASIAVFIGLFGLKITLLYVFSGVVLGMIGGFFLGKMGLDKEIDETIRKVIENGKLNQRLEIKTKKLPLLVLLKQFWLEGWSLTRKIFVYVLIGVGLGALIHGFVPVGFFEKYLRNSSFWSVPLASILAVPLYSNAVGVIPVMEALVQKGVPFGTALAFMMATVGLSLPEALILKRAMKTKLLVSFFAMVTLGIILIGYLFNFFSVKI